A region of Coccinella septempunctata chromosome 5, icCocSept1.1, whole genome shotgun sequence DNA encodes the following proteins:
- the LOC123313935 gene encoding hexosaminidase D-like: protein MKKHIPFVAYRKVYNWTIKYVVLLFICALFGLCSVYIYFFYSQSTIGENIMDEPIPLTKQDQKVIFNGKKFVHLDLKGAPPKVTYYEYLFPLLAKNGVAGVVIEYEDTFPFKGILHNVSALNAYTRKEIDMINNLADKNRLEIVPLVQTFGHLEFVLKLEEFRELREVPAFPQVLCPSNTKSLHIVSEMLTQIIEAHPYTATIHIGADETHYLGRCKECITRMKFQNITGEGLYLKHIENVRDFLRRKFPLLKILMWDDMLRNFSEEETVNGFDKLGITPVVWQYETDVFNALGPSLWGQYSRQFKKVWIASAFKGAAGVDQYIVDVSHYNQNHRSWMDVVENYKFLLKFEAIILTGWQRYDHFSILCELLPVAIPSLLMNLKILDGDGENRFGPTKEVAQILNCQQPYALMGPSFGSPQCAYPGSDILENVYRLHQLEEDYRELRKSSSIKGWMSSYNIHHNFSSPGHIYNIAPHLSHLGQEIKEIENDMSKALLEVYDDSTKNEWIFTFIQPLKKEINELLRVKDELLKRKVWPRRPFKYEVPQKT from the exons ATGAAAAAACATATCCCTTTTGTTGCATACAGAAAGGTGTATAATTGGACGATAAAATATGTTGTATTATTGTTTATCTGTGCATTGTTTGGACTGTGTTCAGTTTACATATACTTTTTTTATTCGCAATCTACGATAGGAGAAAATATTATGGACGAACCCATTCCACTTACAAAACAGGATCAAAAAgtaattttcaatggaaaaaagTTTGTTCACTTAGATCTAAAAGGTGCTCCACCAAAAGTAACCTATTATGAGTATCTTTTTCCCTTACTTGCTAAAAATGGAGTAGCTGGTGTGGTTATTGAATATGAAGACACTTTTCCGTTCAAGGGAATTCTTCACAACGTATCTGCCCTCAATGCATATACAAGAAAAGAAATTGATATGATAAATAACTTAGCTGATAAAAACCGATTGGAGATCGTACCACTCGTCCAAACTTTCGGTCATTTGGAATTCGTtttaaaattagaagaatttaGGGAGTTGCGGGAAGTACCTGCATTTCCACAG GTATTGTGTCCTTCAAATACGAAATCACTGCACATTGTAAGTGAAATGCTAACCCAAATTATAGAAGCACATCCTTACACTGCAACAATTCATATTGGTGCTGATGAAACACATTATCTAGGAAGATGTAAGGAATGTATCACAAGGATGAAATTCCAGAATATCACAGGAGAAGGATTATATTTGAAGCATATTGAAAACGTTCGCGATTTCCTCAGGCGAAAATTTCCGCTTTTGAAGATTTTAATGTGGGACGACATGCTGAGGAATTTTTCAGAAGAAGAAACTGTAAATGGTTTTGATAAGTTGGGTATTACACCTGTCGTTTGGCAGTACGAAACTGATGTGTTCAACGCACTAGGACCGTCACTTTGGGGTCAGTACTCTAGACAATTCAAAAAAGTGTGGATTGCTTCAGCATTCAAAGGGGCTGCAG GTGTGGATCAATACATTGTTGACGTTTCTCACTACAACCAGAACCACCGTTCTTGGATGGACGTGGTCGAAAATTACAAATTCTTATTAAAATTCGAAGCAATCATACTAACAGGCTGGCAAAGATACGACCACTTCTCCATACTATGCGAATTGTTGCCTGTTGCAATTCCATCACTCCTcatgaatttgaaaatattggacGGAGATGGGGAAAATCGTTTTGGACCTACCAAAGAAGTCGCCCAAATTCTGAACTGTCAACAACCCTACGCCTTGATGGGTCCTTCGTTTGGAAGCCCCCAATGCGCGTATCCAGGAAGCGATATCTTAGAAAATGTGTACAGACTCCACCAGCTCGAGGAAGATTATCGGGAGCTGAGAAAGAGTTCAAGCATCAAGGGTTGGATGTCGAGTTACAATatccatcataatttttctagTCCGGGCCATATTTATAATATCGCCCCGCATTTGTCGCACTTAGGACAAGAAATTAAGGAAATCGAAAATGATATGTCGAAGGCTTTGTTGGAAGTCTACGATGATTCAACGAAAAACGAATGGATATTTACTTTTATTCAACCCTTAAAGAAAGAGATTAATGAATTGTTGAGGGTGAAGGACGAACTTTTAAAGAGGAAAGTTTGGCCAAGACGACCCTTCAAATACGAGGTGCCTCAAAAAACGTGA